Below is a window of Streptomyces qaidamensis DNA.
GCGTCCTTCGGCACCGTCACCTCCAGGTGGCGGATGTGCGCGTCCAGAGCGGAGTAGAGGACGCACTGCTCGGTGACCTGGCCGGTCAGGACCACGTGCCCGACGTCCAGGCTCCACAGGAGATAGGACAGCGGTGTCTCGAAGAAGACCGAGTGGCGTGCCTTCATGACGAACAGCGACCGGTCGTCGGGCCGGATGGGCTCGATCAGATGGGCGTTCGGCTGGGACAGGGCCGCGTCCAGCAGCTCTCCGTGGTGTGAGCGCCACAGCCCGGAGTTGTCGTTCACGTAGATCACGGGAACGTCCGCCTCGCGGGCCCGGCCGAGCAGCTCGGTCAGGACCGGCAGGATCCCTTCGACGGACGGCACGAGGAGCTCGGCGTCCTCATGGTCGTAGGTGTTGATCATGTCGATCAAGATCAGAGCCGACCGCGCCGGGTCCGCGCCTCGTTCCATGCCCTCCACCGCCCGTCCGGTGTCGTCACTCATGGGCTGC
It encodes the following:
- a CDS encoding isochorismatase family cysteine hydrolase; protein product: MERGADPARSALILIDMINTYDHEDAELLVPSVEGILPVLTELLGRAREADVPVIYVNDNSGLWRSHHGELLDAALSQPNAHLIEPIRPDDRSLFVMKARHSVFFETPLSYLLWSLDVGHVVLTGQVTEQCVLYSALDAHIRHLEVTVPKDAVASIHTHLASAALEMMERNMGARITTAKETEFEPHKT